A region of Nitrospira sp. DNA encodes the following proteins:
- a CDS encoding DUF2934 domain-containing protein — protein MTAIQKTTGTTGAKQLRQTQHDREKEGKGRTQDKSGTARGVASGNPIELPNGMWERIAMKSYEFWEQRGCREGHDLQDWFDAEAIVMDEIHEARE, from the coding sequence ATGACAGCTATTCAGAAAACAACAGGAACGACAGGGGCAAAGCAGTTGCGCCAGACACAGCATGATCGAGAAAAAGAGGGGAAGGGGCGTACGCAAGACAAGTCGGGAACCGCTCGTGGAGTTGCTAGCGGGAATCCCATCGAGCTACCCAATGGCATGTGGGAACGGATCGCGATGAAAAGCTACGAGTTTTGGGAACAACGCGGGTGCCGCGAGGGCCATGACCTCCAGGATTGGTTCGACGCGGAGGCCATCGTGATGGATGAGATCCATGAAGCCCGCGAGTGA